From Acinetobacter lwoffii, a single genomic window includes:
- a CDS encoding ATP-binding protein: MSTINKKLFKRLHLNHAYGQLIALIFVPITILACVGAMLVLTETSNAARAQQKQMAIAILTRFQGTSEYALDILNLYPWQYDQAHNAMQNMLNEKHLVRAAVLDENGKNRLGIGFQEQAPWPEFEKSGNFVGPILHQDNHIYAIKVNENTFSTGWLAIELDNQPLAIARYRVLIVLIATGLLTLLLLLLCLNFYSRRWIAPMYEIRMQLQRLNADTLGQHMVINSTGELRLLQRDIANVVKRLHFSFLELREHTEQTEDDLRRTLDTLEVQNITYRQARDQAISANQAKSVFLANISHELRTPLNSIDGFIHLLLRQGNLSNEQSLYLQTIRKSSAHLLALINDVLDFSKIDAGKLELETAPFDLEEAIFDVMDMLSPLAAQKHIDMAFYYADGVPKHIIGDALRFKQILTNLISNAIKFTPDGEIIVRARMEHDGMDQCVLHFSVQDSGIGLSGTDRKKLFESFSQGDTSVTRQFGGTGLGLAISKQLVSLMHGQIGFEDNQERAPTEKGSTFWFTAQFLVDEDTVIEHPDFSELTVVSYLAHPATANVLRHYLENYQVKHIECASILDLFSRLNHLQNSENTWLIVDHSGDSEVLLREIRSRYQGHLAVYGYQMQLDPSMLNDHRARALHQPLSRSALIQLLGNQPVFDQEQHEEFNGQGLHILAVDDHLPNLIVLEALLGELNVTTTKALSGQEAIDIIQRRYEQEQPAFDLVFMDIQMPVMSGIDTTRAIRSLESTFENHSRLPIIALTAHALSDEKHKLLQNGMDDYVTKPIQIEQIIQILTHWTTEHFKRIPVLERANVIDALDPNILDWQQSLQLAANKEDLAVDLLRMLVDSFADELDEMQQLIELEDFPQLEHVLHRLYGATRYVGAPTLQKVTGGFEQFVSTLRKERRKADESFVQDVLKYFDELKAVIEQVEQAAQQILKQHLN; encoded by the coding sequence ATGTCAACGATCAACAAAAAGCTGTTTAAACGCCTACACTTAAATCATGCCTATGGACAGCTGATTGCGCTGATTTTTGTGCCGATTACCATTTTGGCCTGTGTCGGTGCCATGCTGGTGTTGACTGAGACCTCGAATGCCGCACGTGCCCAGCAGAAGCAGATGGCCATTGCGATTCTCACCCGTTTTCAAGGCACCTCAGAATATGCACTGGATATCTTGAATCTGTATCCATGGCAATATGACCAGGCTCACAACGCCATGCAGAACATGCTGAATGAAAAGCATCTGGTTCGGGCAGCAGTTCTGGATGAAAATGGCAAGAACCGTTTGGGCATTGGTTTTCAGGAACAGGCGCCTTGGCCAGAATTTGAGAAAAGCGGCAATTTTGTTGGTCCGATTCTGCATCAAGATAATCATATCTATGCCATTAAAGTGAATGAAAACACTTTTTCTACCGGCTGGCTGGCGATCGAACTGGATAACCAGCCGCTAGCAATTGCCCGTTACCGAGTACTGATCGTACTGATTGCGACCGGATTACTGACCTTATTATTGTTATTACTTTGCTTGAATTTCTACTCACGGCGCTGGATCGCCCCAATGTATGAGATTCGCATGCAATTGCAACGCCTGAATGCCGATACCCTCGGCCAGCATATGGTGATTAACAGCACCGGCGAGCTGCGTTTATTGCAACGTGATATCGCCAATGTGGTGAAACGTTTGCATTTCAGCTTTCTGGAACTGCGTGAACATACCGAACAGACCGAAGACGATTTACGCCGCACCCTCGACACTTTAGAAGTCCAGAATATTACCTATCGTCAGGCACGCGACCAGGCGATCTCGGCCAACCAGGCCAAGTCGGTGTTTCTGGCCAATATTTCCCATGAATTGCGCACCCCGCTGAACAGTATTGATGGTTTTATTCATCTGTTGTTACGTCAGGGCAATCTCAGCAACGAGCAGAGCCTGTATTTGCAGACCATTCGTAAGTCTTCGGCGCATTTGCTAGCACTGATCAATGATGTTCTGGATTTTTCCAAAATTGATGCCGGCAAACTGGAACTGGAAACGGCACCTTTTGATCTGGAAGAAGCGATTTTTGATGTGATGGACATGTTGTCACCTCTGGCAGCACAAAAACATATTGATATGGCCTTCTATTATGCAGATGGTGTGCCAAAACACATTATTGGTGATGCGCTACGATTTAAACAGATTCTGACCAACCTGATTTCCAATGCGATCAAATTCACTCCGGATGGAGAAATCATTGTCCGGGCACGCATGGAACATGATGGAATGGATCAGTGTGTGCTGCATTTTAGTGTACAGGATAGCGGCATTGGCCTGAGTGGTACCGACCGTAAAAAGCTGTTTGAGTCCTTCTCGCAGGGTGATACCTCGGTGACCCGTCAGTTTGGCGGTACCGGTCTTGGTCTGGCAATTTCCAAACAGCTGGTCAGCCTGATGCATGGCCAGATTGGTTTTGAAGACAATCAGGAACGTGCTCCAACCGAAAAAGGCTCTACTTTCTGGTTTACTGCCCAGTTCCTGGTCGATGAAGATACCGTGATTGAGCATCCAGATTTTAGCGAATTGACCGTGGTGTCTTATCTTGCACATCCGGCAACTGCGAATGTGCTGCGGCATTATCTGGAAAATTATCAGGTTAAACATATTGAATGTGCATCAATTCTGGATCTGTTTAGCCGTCTGAATCATTTACAGAATAGCGAAAATACCTGGCTGATCGTCGATCATAGTGGTGACAGTGAGGTCTTGTTACGCGAAATCCGTTCACGTTATCAGGGTCATCTGGCTGTCTATGGTTATCAGATGCAGCTGGATCCAAGCATGCTCAACGACCATCGTGCCCGTGCCCTGCATCAGCCACTCAGCCGCAGCGCGCTGATTCAATTACTCGGCAATCAGCCGGTCTTCGATCAGGAACAGCATGAAGAATTTAATGGTCAAGGCCTGCATATTCTGGCCGTGGATGATCATTTGCCGAACCTGATTGTTCTGGAAGCCTTACTGGGCGAACTCAATGTCACCACAACCAAAGCCCTCAGCGGGCAGGAAGCGATCGATATTATTCAGCGCCGTTATGAACAGGAACAGCCGGCATTTGATCTGGTCTTTATGGACATTCAGATGCCAGTCATGTCGGGGATCGATACCACCCGTGCTATTCGCTCGCTGGAATCAACTTTTGAAAATCATAGCCGTCTGCCGATTATTGCACTGACGGCACATGCGCTTTCTGATGAAAAACATAAACTGCTGCAAAACGGCATGGATGATTATGTCACCAAGCCGATCCAGATCGAGCAGATTATCCAAATTTTGACGCACTGGACTACCGAGCATTTTAAACGGATTCCGGTACTGGAACGCGCCAATGTGATTGATGCACTGGATCCAAATATTCTGGACTGGCAGCAAAGCCTGCAACTGGCAGCCAATAAAGAAGATCTGGCGGTAGACCTGTTACGCATGCTGGTGGACAGCTTTGCAGATGAACTCGATGAAATGCAGCAACTGATTGAACTGGAAGATTTTCCACAACTGGAACATGTGCTGCATCGTTTATATGGCGCGACCCGCTATGTCGGTGCACCGACTTTGCAGAAAGTCACCGGTGGCTTTGAACAGTTCGTTTCAACCCTGCGCAAAGAACGCCGCAAGGCCGATGAAAGCTTTGTTCAAGACGTGTTGAAATATTTTGATGAACTCAAAGCTGTAATCGAACAGGTAGAACAGGCTGCCCAGCAAATTTTGAAGCAACATTTAAATTAA
- a CDS encoding crotonase/enoyl-CoA hydratase family protein has translation MSLVRLEKNNGIATVTLNRPDKRNAMSFALLRELVATAQKIKKDKSIRCVILTGEAQVFSAGIDLADLNNPKNRAYAAWELIRPGQSLFQKAFLVWQELPVPVIAAMEGFCFGAGMQLALAADIRIAHPDTKMSIMETRWGLVPDMGLSRSLKGLIGIDLAKELTLTARIFDGEYAKEIGLITHVDQQPLARAQALAEEMLQRSPDALMASKFVLDAMQHHPNKSLRMEKIWQLKLLLGKNSQLARKKDKNPDIQFVPRQYK, from the coding sequence ATGTCACTCGTGCGCTTGGAAAAAAATAACGGCATTGCCACTGTTACACTGAATCGTCCGGATAAACGCAATGCCATGAGCTTTGCCCTGCTACGCGAACTGGTCGCGACTGCACAGAAAATCAAAAAAGATAAAAGCATCCGTTGTGTGATTTTAACTGGCGAGGCCCAGGTCTTTAGTGCCGGTATTGATCTGGCAGATTTAAATAATCCTAAAAATCGTGCTTATGCCGCATGGGAACTGATTCGTCCTGGTCAAAGCTTATTTCAAAAAGCATTTCTGGTCTGGCAAGAATTACCAGTTCCGGTGATTGCCGCAATGGAGGGCTTCTGTTTTGGTGCCGGGATGCAGCTTGCTCTGGCCGCAGATATCCGCATTGCCCATCCTGACACCAAAATGTCAATTATGGAAACTCGTTGGGGACTGGTGCCAGACATGGGACTCAGCCGTTCACTGAAAGGCCTGATTGGGATTGATCTGGCCAAAGAACTGACCTTAACTGCCCGGATTTTTGATGGTGAATATGCCAAAGAAATCGGTCTGATCACCCATGTCGATCAACAACCTTTAGCTAGAGCACAAGCCTTGGCTGAAGAAATGCTGCAACGCTCTCCAGATGCGCTGATGGCCTCTAAATTTGTACTAGATGCCATGCAGCATCATCCAAATAAATCCCTGCGTATGGAAAAAATCTGGCAGCTGAAATTATTACTGGGTAAAAATAGTCAATTGGCTCGTAAAAAAGACAAAAACCCAGATATTCAGTTTGTGCCACGCCAGTACAAATAA
- a CDS encoding NAD(P)-dependent oxidoreductase codes for MQLNLDTKIAFLGMGLMGTRMATRLLQAGFQVAVWNRTPAACEPLLDLGATALSLDQIADYPVILTCLADDHAVQSIFAQIEPYLVAEQVIVDFSSLSVQQTQTLAAQAQAKKVTWIDSPVSGGTVGAEQGSLVIFAGGDAATIENLNPIYAVLSQRVTRMGDTGTGQATKICNQLIVAANSTLIAEAVALAGLAGVDTRLLAPALAGGFADSKPFQILAPRMATQTFEPVQWKVQTLSKDLNNAVQLAQSFDLDVPVATQALTQLHAHQAQGFAEADLATVIQQLKHS; via the coding sequence ATGCAGTTGAATCTTGATACTAAAATTGCCTTCTTAGGGATGGGGCTGATGGGCACTCGTATGGCCACACGTCTGCTTCAGGCAGGTTTTCAGGTAGCGGTCTGGAATCGCACACCAGCAGCCTGTGAGCCCTTGCTGGATCTAGGGGCAACTGCGCTATCTTTAGACCAGATTGCCGACTATCCGGTGATTCTTACCTGCCTGGCAGATGATCATGCAGTGCAATCGATCTTTGCTCAGATCGAACCGTATTTGGTTGCGGAGCAAGTGATTGTGGATTTTTCCAGTCTTTCGGTACAACAAACTCAAACACTTGCCGCGCAAGCACAGGCCAAGAAAGTGACCTGGATTGATTCTCCGGTTTCAGGCGGTACAGTTGGAGCCGAACAAGGCAGTCTGGTGATTTTTGCCGGTGGTGATGCCGCGACGATTGAAAATCTTAATCCGATCTATGCAGTACTTTCACAGCGCGTGACCCGTATGGGTGATACGGGTACCGGTCAGGCGACCAAAATCTGTAACCAGCTGATTGTGGCTGCCAATAGCACCTTGATCGCAGAAGCGGTCGCCTTGGCTGGACTTGCCGGGGTAGATACACGCTTACTGGCACCAGCGCTAGCGGGTGGTTTTGCCGACTCCAAGCCTTTTCAGATTCTGGCACCGCGTATGGCCACGCAAACTTTTGAACCGGTGCAATGGAAAGTACAGACCTTATCCAAGGATCTGAATAATGCCGTGCAACTGGCACAAAGCTTTGACCTGGATGTTCCGGTGGCGACTCAAGCTTTAACGCAGTTACATGCTCATCAAGCCCAAGGCTTTGCCGAAGCAGATCTGGCTACTGTAATCCAGCAACTAAAACATTCATAA
- a CDS encoding hydroxypyruvate isomerase family protein gives MIKLAVNLSMIFTEVPLIERFALARAQGFNHVEIQFPYELTIGQIQNQLSTHQLNLCLINVPAGDLMQGGHGLAGIPGQEIEFRHAVEQAIQYATALNVPRVNILAGKQPLDCDLLPCLNTLASNLKMACSMLLEHQIEPVFEMINGTDMPRFLIQNVAQAQEMLEAVHHPALKMQYDCYHMAMMGEDVLETLQENIASIGHIQFADCPGRHQPNTGSIQYHDIFQWLKHSQYQGYVAAEYKPSGHSNDSFDWKAEFFPEHD, from the coding sequence ATGATTAAACTTGCCGTCAACCTGTCGATGATTTTTACCGAAGTGCCGCTGATTGAACGCTTCGCGCTGGCTCGTGCACAGGGCTTTAATCATGTGGAAATCCAGTTTCCTTATGAACTCACAATTGGCCAGATTCAAAACCAGCTCAGCACGCATCAGCTGAACTTGTGCCTGATTAATGTGCCAGCGGGCGATTTAATGCAGGGCGGTCATGGTCTAGCCGGCATTCCAGGACAGGAAATCGAGTTTCGTCATGCTGTTGAGCAGGCCATCCAGTATGCCACGGCGTTGAATGTACCGCGGGTCAATATTCTAGCAGGAAAACAGCCTCTGGATTGTGATCTGCTACCCTGCCTGAATACGCTGGCGAGTAACCTAAAAATGGCCTGTTCAATGCTGCTTGAGCATCAAATTGAACCGGTCTTCGAAATGATCAATGGCACCGATATGCCACGTTTTTTGATTCAAAATGTTGCCCAAGCCCAGGAAATGCTGGAAGCGGTACATCATCCGGCCTTAAAAATGCAGTACGACTGTTACCACATGGCAATGATGGGCGAAGATGTCTTAGAAACTTTGCAAGAAAATATTGCCTCGATTGGTCATATCCAATTTGCGGATTGTCCGGGACGGCATCAACCCAATACGGGTTCAATTCAATATCATGATATATTTCAGTGGTTAAAACATAGTCAATATCAAGGTTATGTCGCTGCCGAGTATAAACCTAGCGGACATTCCAACGATTCCTTTGACTGGAAAGCTGAGTTCTTTCCGGAGCATGACTGA
- the rsfS gene encoding ribosome silencing factor, with protein sequence MNLEPSPSASNSHDLTMNSNSQAVQDCLKVVHAALEDVKAKEIVELDVSGISNVADAMVIASGTSTRHIKSLANNVAEEARKAGFRPLGIEGERDAEWILIDLGYVVVHCMLPTARKFYDLESLWRNPTDTDSVA encoded by the coding sequence ATGAATTTAGAACCATCGCCCAGCGCTTCTAATTCTCACGATCTTACTATGAATTCAAATTCTCAAGCTGTACAGGACTGCTTAAAAGTCGTACATGCTGCACTTGAAGATGTAAAAGCAAAAGAAATTGTTGAGCTTGATGTCAGCGGTATCAGTAATGTGGCTGATGCTATGGTCATTGCAAGCGGTACATCGACACGTCACATCAAATCATTGGCCAATAACGTTGCTGAAGAAGCACGAAAAGCTGGCTTCCGCCCTCTTGGTATTGAAGGCGAACGTGATGCTGAATGGATCCTCATCGACCTTGGTTATGTGGTGGTTCATTGTATGCTTCCAACAGCGCGTAAATTCTATGACCTAGAAAGCTTATGGCGCAATCCTACAGATACTGACTCTGTAGCGTAA
- a CDS encoding NAD(P)(+) transhydrogenase (Re/Si-specific) subunit beta, translating into MEMIREYADWFYLIGAVLFILTLRGLSGPKTAIAGNRYGMIAMAIAVVTTFFVAENPVVWMIIGAMVLGAIVGIARARTVPMTQMPETVALMHSLVGLAAVLIAVAAIIHNNKLIELGPDLLAANGVNFHEMSRIHLFELFVGCFVGAITFTASVFAYGKLAAKKWAKTISGVWVKPVQAIIFIAMLGFGVHFFLTGNMTSFWAMTGLALAFGWVWIAPVGGGDMPVVVSLLNSFSGWAAAGIGFTLENNMLIVAGSLVGSSGAILSYIMCKAMNRSIINVLFGGAMGGAAAPTAGAGEQVQRNHRSGSADDAGFLMSNADSVVIVPGYGMAQGRAQNAVKELANLLKEQGVTVRFAIHPVAGRMPGHMNVLLAEADVPYEDILEMDEINSDFPATDVVLVIGANDVVNPAAKDDPTSPIYGMPILEAHKARTIMVIKRSMATGYAGLDNDLFYNDKTMMIFGDAKKVVEDMTKAINGTGH; encoded by the coding sequence ATGGAAATGATTCGAGAATATGCGGATTGGTTCTACCTGATTGGTGCCGTTCTTTTTATCCTGACGCTACGTGGTTTATCAGGTCCTAAAACTGCGATTGCCGGTAACCGTTACGGAATGATCGCGATGGCCATTGCGGTCGTGACTACCTTCTTTGTGGCTGAGAATCCGGTTGTCTGGATGATTATTGGTGCAATGGTGCTGGGTGCAATTGTGGGTATCGCCCGTGCACGCACAGTTCCAATGACCCAGATGCCTGAAACTGTGGCGCTAATGCACTCATTGGTGGGTCTGGCTGCGGTCTTGATTGCTGTCGCTGCTATTATTCACAACAACAAACTGATCGAACTTGGTCCAGACTTATTGGCTGCCAATGGTGTCAATTTCCATGAAATGAGCCGTATTCATTTATTTGAACTGTTTGTGGGTTGTTTCGTAGGTGCGATTACTTTTACAGCATCAGTCTTTGCTTACGGCAAACTGGCTGCAAAGAAATGGGCGAAAACCATTTCAGGTGTGTGGGTGAAACCAGTTCAGGCAATCATCTTTATTGCAATGTTAGGTTTTGGGGTTCACTTCTTCCTGACTGGCAATATGACATCGTTCTGGGCGATGACAGGTCTTGCGCTGGCATTTGGCTGGGTATGGATTGCACCAGTCGGTGGTGGTGATATGCCAGTGGTGGTATCGCTACTCAACTCATTTTCGGGTTGGGCAGCAGCTGGTATTGGTTTTACCTTAGAAAACAACATGTTGATCGTTGCAGGCTCACTGGTGGGTTCTTCAGGTGCTATTCTGTCTTACATCATGTGTAAAGCGATGAACCGCTCAATCATCAACGTTTTGTTTGGCGGTGCGATGGGCGGTGCAGCTGCGCCGACAGCAGGAGCAGGTGAACAGGTCCAACGTAATCACCGTTCTGGCTCGGCAGATGATGCAGGCTTCCTGATGTCAAATGCAGACAGCGTGGTGATTGTACCGGGTTATGGTATGGCGCAAGGCCGTGCACAAAATGCGGTAAAAGAATTGGCTAACTTGCTAAAAGAGCAGGGCGTAACGGTTCGTTTTGCGATTCATCCTGTAGCAGGTCGTATGCCAGGTCATATGAACGTACTACTTGCTGAAGCGGACGTACCGTATGAAGACATCCTGGAAATGGATGAGATCAACTCGGACTTCCCGGCAACAGATGTGGTGCTAGTGATTGGTGCGAACGACGTTGTGAACCCTGCGGCGAAAGATGATCCAACATCGCCAATTTATGGTATGCCAATTCTGGAAGCCCATAAGGCACGTACGATTATGGTGATCAAGCGTTCTATGGCAACCGGTTATGCGGGTCTCGACAATGACTTGTTCTATAATGACAAGACCATGATGATCTTTGGTGATGCCAAGAAAGTGGTGGAAGATATGACTAAAGCCATTAATGGTACGGGTCACTAA
- a CDS encoding proton-translocating transhydrogenase family protein: protein MVETITIFVLAIFVGYYVVWGVTPALHTPLMAVTNALSSIIIVGAMIQTVGLPVIGVEGSVDFQTINVVSVLGAIAVFLASINIFGGFAVTARMLEMFKPKQKKKEG, encoded by the coding sequence ATGGTTGAAACAATTACGATTTTTGTCCTTGCCATTTTCGTAGGTTACTACGTGGTGTGGGGTGTAACACCAGCATTGCATACGCCGTTGATGGCAGTGACCAATGCCTTGTCATCGATCATTATTGTCGGTGCAATGATTCAAACCGTTGGCCTGCCGGTGATCGGCGTTGAAGGTAGTGTGGATTTCCAGACCATTAACGTGGTGAGCGTGCTTGGTGCAATTGCGGTATTCCTGGCCAGTATTAATATTTTCGGTGGCTTTGCCGTGACTGCACGTATGCTGGAAATGTTTAAACCTAAGCAAAAGAAAAAAGAGGGTTAA
- a CDS encoding Re/Si-specific NAD(P)(+) transhydrogenase subunit alpha, translating to MQIGIPAETVVGENRVAATPETVKKLISAGHSVIIERGAGVKAAYIDSAYEQVGAKITDDAYTGSQLILKVRAPKGDEIQKLNPNTTIVAMFDPYRNTELDQFAAQNVSAFALELLPRTLSRAQNMDVLSSQANLAGYKSVLLAAAEYQRMFPMLMTAAGTVKPARVVIMGVGVAGLQAIATAKRLGAIVEATDLRPTAKDQVESLGGKWLDVPMSAEEQQKAADAAKNGYGWMPGEEYIRDQAAIVDKAVSNADIVITTALLPGRDAPRLIRAGTVAKMKPGSVILDMAVESGGNVEGSKCGETVHTDNGVKILGIPNIPSTVSTEASALYARNVFNFVETLFDADKNFVLNQEEEIQKALLVTHGGQVLLKRG from the coding sequence ATGCAGATCGGAATTCCAGCCGAAACTGTTGTCGGTGAAAATCGCGTCGCTGCGACGCCAGAGACAGTAAAGAAATTGATCAGCGCAGGACATAGCGTGATTATCGAACGTGGTGCAGGGGTTAAAGCTGCCTATATCGATAGTGCCTATGAACAAGTTGGTGCCAAAATTACGGATGATGCCTATACTGGCAGTCAGTTGATTTTAAAAGTTCGTGCACCGAAAGGTGATGAAATTCAAAAACTCAACCCGAATACCACTATCGTGGCAATGTTTGATCCTTACCGTAATACTGAGCTTGACCAATTCGCGGCACAAAACGTGTCTGCATTTGCATTGGAACTTTTGCCACGAACCTTGTCTCGTGCGCAGAACATGGATGTCTTGTCTTCTCAAGCCAACCTTGCAGGTTACAAGTCGGTGCTTTTGGCTGCGGCTGAATACCAGCGCATGTTCCCGATGCTGATGACTGCTGCGGGTACGGTTAAACCGGCTCGTGTGGTGATCATGGGTGTCGGCGTAGCAGGTCTGCAAGCGATTGCAACAGCAAAACGTTTAGGTGCCATCGTTGAAGCCACGGACTTGCGTCCAACTGCAAAAGATCAGGTTGAATCTCTGGGCGGTAAATGGTTAGACGTACCGATGTCTGCTGAAGAGCAGCAAAAAGCTGCAGATGCTGCCAAAAATGGTTATGGCTGGATGCCGGGTGAAGAATACATCCGCGATCAGGCTGCAATTGTTGATAAAGCGGTATCAAATGCTGACATCGTGATTACCACAGCGCTTTTACCGGGCCGTGATGCACCGCGTTTAATCCGTGCTGGAACAGTTGCGAAAATGAAACCGGGTTCAGTGATTCTGGACATGGCAGTAGAATCTGGCGGCAACGTCGAAGGTTCAAAATGTGGCGAAACAGTCCATACCGACAACGGCGTCAAAATTCTCGGTATTCCAAATATTCCGTCGACTGTATCAACTGAAGCCTCTGCTTTATACGCTCGTAACGTATTTAACTTCGTTGAAACACTATTTGATGCAGATAAGAATTTTGTCCTGAATCAAGAAGAAGAAATTCAAAAAGCCCTACTTGTCACTCATGGCGGCCAAGTGCTGCTGAAACGTGGTTAA
- a CDS encoding MFS transporter: MHTPLDISQNKPLLWLMAIACGLCAGANYYCQPLISSIQQYYQVPESQVALTVTFAQISYALGLLFIVPLGDMLNKTKLIPFLMLGAAAGLFICASAVNLPMLWVGTIIAGLFSVAAQILIPLATMAVKPEKTGEVVGFLMSGLLVGILLSTSIAGLFSDLFHWKMIYIVSGISMLALSFYLRGKLPSLPRLRISYTAIFKSMGILLKQEPRLVLRSLTGACAFAAMSMLFSTIALLLTQEPFQLSDVMVGLVTLVGVFGALSTQFIGKWADRGHIKILSWIGCSILMGSWLFLYFGAVSLLSYILGYGLINLGLAITHSCNQNVIFRLRPDAKSRVNSLYMTLYFIGGACGSALGVYAWHHGGWSMTCLAGLGLALCATLFALLDQWHQAKTTA, translated from the coding sequence ATGCACACGCCCCTCGATATTAGTCAAAATAAGCCCTTATTATGGCTGATGGCGATTGCATGCGGCTTATGTGCCGGCGCTAACTATTATTGCCAGCCGCTGATTTCATCGATTCAGCAGTATTATCAGGTGCCTGAATCACAAGTAGCGCTCACCGTCACCTTTGCTCAAATCTCTTATGCCTTGGGCCTGCTGTTTATTGTGCCTTTAGGGGACATGCTAAATAAAACCAAACTGATCCCCTTTCTCATGCTGGGTGCGGCAGCAGGTTTATTTATTTGTGCCAGTGCTGTGAATCTGCCGATGCTCTGGGTCGGCACTATCATTGCCGGACTGTTTTCCGTGGCTGCACAGATTCTGATTCCCTTGGCCACCATGGCGGTCAAACCGGAAAAAACCGGAGAAGTGGTGGGCTTCCTGATGAGCGGATTACTGGTGGGCATTCTGCTCTCAACCAGTATTGCCGGATTATTTTCCGACCTGTTTCACTGGAAAATGATTTATATCGTCAGTGGCATAAGTATGCTGGCCTTAAGTTTTTATTTGAGAGGAAAACTACCGAGCCTGCCACGTCTGAGAATCAGCTATACAGCGATTTTTAAATCTATGGGCATATTACTCAAGCAGGAACCACGACTGGTTTTGCGTTCACTTACAGGTGCGTGTGCTTTTGCTGCCATGAGTATGTTGTTCTCCACCATCGCTCTGCTGTTGACACAGGAACCTTTTCAGCTTTCTGATGTCATGGTCGGACTGGTCACGCTGGTCGGTGTATTTGGCGCACTTTCTACGCAGTTCATTGGTAAATGGGCCGATCGTGGCCATATCAAAATACTGAGCTGGATCGGCTGTTCTATCCTGATGGGGAGCTGGCTGTTTTTATACTTTGGTGCGGTATCCTTGCTCAGTTATATTCTCGGTTATGGACTGATAAATCTCGGGCTCGCAATTACGCACAGCTGTAACCAGAACGTGATTTTCCGCCTGCGCCCGGATGCCAAATCACGGGTCAATTCACTGTATATGACCTTGTATTTTATTGGTGGTGCATGTGGTTCAGCCTTAGGGGTTTATGCCTGGCATCACGGTGGCTGGAGCATGACCTGTCTGGCAGGACTCGGGCTAGCTCTGTGTGCCACCCTATTCGCCCTGCTGGATCAATGGCATCAGGCTAAGACAACCGCATAA
- a CDS encoding DUF805 domain-containing protein, producing MKGTLLDFSIQTNEGIITGQDNNRYKFTGAEWKENVSPSRGQQVDFEVSESGQAVGIYLEYPAQALAKKQISASTGTAVELKDEANYNLLDWSMKCMRKYVDFSGRARRKEYWYFYLFQIIVGFGLGIIAAILDLSDDGLNGIMALMYLVFLLPNLSVLARRLHDVNRSGWWMLISLTIIGLIPLFIWLVSETKQESNQWGQPAK from the coding sequence ATGAAAGGTACATTATTAGATTTTAGTATTCAAACAAATGAAGGGATTATTACTGGTCAAGATAATAATCGATATAAGTTTACAGGTGCTGAGTGGAAAGAAAATGTTTCCCCAAGCCGCGGACAGCAAGTCGATTTTGAAGTCAGTGAGTCTGGTCAGGCTGTTGGTATTTATCTTGAGTATCCAGCTCAAGCTCTAGCAAAAAAACAAATTTCTGCATCAACAGGCACAGCTGTAGAATTAAAAGATGAAGCAAATTATAACCTTCTCGACTGGTCAATGAAATGTATGCGGAAGTATGTCGATTTTTCTGGGCGTGCAAGACGTAAAGAGTATTGGTATTTCTACCTATTCCAGATTATTGTCGGATTCGGTCTAGGGATAATTGCTGCCATACTTGACTTAAGTGATGATGGGTTGAATGGTATTATGGCTTTGATGTATTTAGTCTTTTTACTACCGAACTTATCTGTTCTTGCACGCCGACTGCATGACGTGAATCGTTCTGGATGGTGGATGCTTATTTCATTGACAATTATTGGACTTATTCCTCTATTTATTTGGTTGGTTTCAGAAACAAAGCAAGAATCAAACCAATGGGGACAACCTGCAAAATAA